In Streptomyces sp. RFCAC02, the following proteins share a genomic window:
- a CDS encoding HNH endonuclease signature motif containing protein, producing MSDFSPGAPLCKLLFGRATSCAYPDCPEPLVEEHRGLLSINVEVAHIRAEKAGGPRFDLNFTEVNSEPNLVLLCHKHHKWVDRHPDAYPTEELLAWKECQATQSRGGGLSADQLNQVVKAFTTPQAEAEAVGIISAGGENIVSKIEHLPELKLLNADTEARYLGVRITNVGAIGFGVDAVGYEIDIHGPAPLVYGFPAEHIRHRPPRRLEPQANTVWLIDHDVLCNGIRLVMQTVRVYVPVRFRAFCHLGSGGRVLGPWVSALHLPIWKDHISQEWLDGFAERAEQTRAKLRPKQ from the coding sequence GTGAGTGACTTCAGCCCTGGTGCCCCGCTGTGCAAGCTGCTCTTCGGCCGTGCGACGAGCTGTGCATACCCCGATTGCCCAGAGCCCTTGGTCGAGGAGCATCGAGGACTGCTGAGCATCAACGTGGAGGTGGCTCACATCCGCGCGGAGAAGGCTGGAGGGCCGCGATTCGATTTGAACTTTACCGAGGTCAACAGTGAGCCGAACTTGGTGCTTCTGTGTCACAAGCATCACAAGTGGGTGGACCGCCACCCGGACGCCTACCCCACCGAAGAACTGCTGGCCTGGAAGGAATGTCAGGCTACCCAGAGCCGTGGTGGCGGCCTGAGCGCAGACCAACTCAATCAGGTCGTAAAGGCGTTCACGACGCCGCAGGCTGAGGCGGAAGCGGTCGGCATTATCAGCGCCGGAGGCGAGAACATTGTATCCAAGATCGAACACCTCCCGGAGCTGAAGCTCCTGAACGCCGACACTGAAGCGCGCTACCTCGGCGTGCGCATCACCAACGTGGGAGCGATCGGATTCGGGGTCGATGCCGTCGGCTATGAGATCGATATCCACGGGCCAGCCCCGCTGGTCTATGGATTTCCCGCCGAGCACATCCGCCACCGGCCGCCGAGGCGCCTGGAGCCGCAGGCGAACACGGTCTGGCTCATCGACCATGATGTGCTTTGTAACGGAATCCGACTCGTGATGCAGACGGTGAGGGTATACGTCCCTGTGCGGTTTCGTGCGTTCTGCCACCTCGGATCCGGAGGTCGAGTGCTCGGGCCGTGGGTGTCCGCGCTACACCTCCCCATCTGGAAGGACCACATCTCTCAGGAGTGGCTGGACGGCTTCGCGGAGCGAGCGGAGCAGACGCGCGCGAAACTTCGGCCAAAACAGTGA